GCCCGCGACTAACGCCGCCATGTCTAGCGCGACCACGCGCTTATTGCGCAGCGTCTCCGGCACCTCTCCTTTGATAATGCGCTGGGCCAACCCTTCGACAATAGCGGTTTTGCCAACGCCCGGTTCGCCGATTAGCACAGGGTTATTCTTGGTGCGCCGCGAGAGGATTTGCACCACTCGCTCTGTCTCCTTCTCGCGCCCGATTACAGGGTCAAGCCGGCCTTCGGTTGCCATGCGCGTAAAATCCCGGCCGTGCTGGTCGAGCGTAGCAGTTCCCTTGCCGCCCTCCTGCTTGCCGCGCGGCTTGCGGCTCCCGGCTGGGGCGTTTTGTTCCGCCGGCGCATCGGCTGCCCCTAACTTAAAGATTTCCGCGAAGCTTTCTGCGCTAAGACCGAGATTGTGCAGCACCAGCGCCGCAACGCCCTCGCCTTCACGGGCGAGCCCGAGCAAGATGTGCTGCGCGTCGATAGCGGCAAGTCCCTGCTTGCGTGCCTCGTAGAAAGCAATTTCCAGCACCTTTTTTACCCGCGCCGACACGCCTTGCAGCTCGCCGCCTGTGCCGGGGCCGACAATTCCTTCGACCTCAGTCTGAACCCGTTCGATGGTCAGCCCAAGATTCGCAAGTTCTGACCCGCTGTCACCCGTAAGCGTCGCAACCACCCCAAGCAAGAGATGCTCCGTGCCAATCAGAGTATGGCCGAGCTTGCGCGCGTATTCCTCCGCTGTGGCAATAACTTGTTGAGCACCGGGGGTAAGTGGGAACATCATTTTTTATCCTCCTTTGACTTAAGCGCCCTTTGCAGGCGTTCTCTGAGCAGCTCCGCGCGTTTGACATCGCGCCCAAAAGCGTCTAGAGTCTGTCCGCACTCCGTTTGCAACACGTGCGGCTTTGCCAATACCATTAACTCCGTAAGAACCTGCTCCGGCAGACTGAGTAGCTCCGCCCCCACACCTAGCCTAATATCCGAAAGCAAGCTCATGGCTTCATTGCTGTCTAACACGCGCGCGTTAAGCATCAGCCCGAGCGAGCGGTGCACGCGGTCGAGAATGCGCATTTTATCTTGCGCTACCATATTGCGCGTCAATAGCCGCTCCTGCGCCACGATTTGCTCTACTACCGCTTTGAGGTTGCGAATAAGCTCCTCCTCCGCAAACCCGAGCGTCACTTGATTGCTAATCTGAAACATGTGACCGGCCGCCTGCGTGCCCTCGCCGTAGTGTCCGCGGGCCATTAGCCCAAGCTGCCCGATAGTGGCAATTACTTTTTCAATTTGGTTAGTCATCGATAAGATCGGCAGGTGCAGCATTACCGAAGCGCGCAAGCCCGTGCCGACATTCGTGGGGCAAGCCGTAAGATAACCGTACTCCTCGTGGTAGGAGAAGTTGCCCTCACCGTCTAACCAGTCGTCTACCTCGCTAGCTAGACGCCAAGCCTCCTCTAGCTGCAGCCCGGCGAGTAAGCACTGAATGCGCACATGATCTTCTTCGTTAACCATAATCGCGACCTGTTGGTCCTGCGCCAAAACGACTGCCCCCTCGCGCCTATTGGCGAGGTCGGGGCTGATTAGGTGACTTTCTACAAGCGCCAGGCGGTCTACGGCAGGGAGCTCCGCCATCGGGAAGAGCTGCATGGCCGAAGCTGCGGAAGACCCCGCTTGCCTACCTGCGTTCTCAATCAGCCCGCGCATCCGCGCCACGACTTCTAGCGCTTGTTCGGGGCGCATCGTCCCGGGGAAGGGCAGGCCGGCGAAGTTGCGGGCCAGTCTGACGCGCGTGCTTACTACGCTAGGACTTAAGGGACCGGTCGATTCCGTCCATTTTGCCCACTTCATTATCTCACTTCCCCCCTGCTTCTGTTTCTAAACGGCGTATGCGGTCGCGCAGCTCTGCCGCTCGCTCGTATTGTTCATGGCCGACTGCGTCCTTAAGCTCTTGGCGCAGCTGTGCGAGCTGGCGCTTGCGCGTAACTTCCTGTGAACGCAGGCGTGGAACTTTGCCGTTATGCTGCAGTGTCCCATGAATGCGCTTAAGTAGCGGGCCTAGGTGCTTGGAGAACGTTTGGTAGCAGTTTGCGCAGCCTAGCCGCCCCCCCTCCGCAAAGCGGCGGTAGTCCGCACCGCACATTTGGCAGAGCTCTCCCTTATATTTGCTTGGCGCGGCCGCTTGTTCGAGGTTCATAAAGCCCGCGAGCAGACTACTGATGTTGACTCCGCCGGTCAGACTAAGGAAGTCCATTTCTCCGCTTTGCCGCGCACATTCCTCACACAGATGCTTCTCTGTGGCGTCGCCGTTTAAGACCTGCTTAACGTGCACCGTCGCTTGTTTTGCTTTGCACTGCTCACACAACATATCTTTTCACCTCTCGTTAATCATAAGTGTTCCCAACATGGCCCTTAGCAGTCGCGCCCGCATCTCGTCTCGCTCGAGAGCGCTAAGCTGTAACGTCTGCCTATCTACGGCGGCGAGCAATAGCTTTGCTTCGCGGTGCGTAACCAACCCGGCGCGGTAGACCAGCTCTACTAGGTGTTCCGCCGTCGTTTGTGACAGCGCCAACCTGCAGTGCGAAAGCGCCCGCTCCCACAGCTCGCGGCTGTGCGCGGCGATTTCCGTAATGCGTATATACCCGCCCCCGCCTCGCCGCGACTCAACCAGGTAGCCGCGCTCAAGCGCAAAGCGCGTAGCCAAGCAGTAGTTAATCTGCGACGGCGCACAGGCGAAGCGAGCCGCCAGTTCGCTGCGTTGCACTTCAATGCTGCCCGTACCGCTTTGGGCTAAGCGCCACGTGAGGTAATGCGCGATTTCGTCGACAATACTTGCCACTTGCTATAACCCACCTCTCTTTCGCTAGGCATTGGCCGCCGGCCGCCAGGAGATTGTCGCTTGTCCCTTGTCGCTTGGGGACGGAACCGCCACTTCCCGTTCGACCTTTCCTGACCTTAATGCTACAATATCCCATATTTTAGTTCAAGAGCTCTGGTAGCCTAAGACAGCCGATTTCGCGTTATTACATTAAGCAGGCGCCTTCCGACGCCTGCTTGCGCTTGTTTTCGTGCTAAAATACCTGCGCCACTACAAACTTTAGGTACTCCGTCTCGGGTGCCGCCAAGAGTAGCGGGTGGTCGGCTGCCTGCCCGCGCACCGCCACTACCTTTACTTGGCGATGCGCGTCGCGCGCTGCCTCGGCCAGGACGCCGAGAAACTCCTCCCGCGACAAATGGTATGAACAACTCGAGGTGATTAAGAATCCGCCGCGACGAGTTAGCTTTAGGCCGCGCAGGTTAATTTCCTTGTAGCCGCGCCGCGCCGCGGGCACAGAGTGTTTGTTCTTAGTAAAGGCAGGCGGGTCAAGCATTACCACGTCATAGGCGTGCCCGGCGTCGGCTGCTTCTCTGAGAAAATCAAAGGCGTTGCTTTCGACAGCCCGAATCGCGGCGGCGAAGCCGTTCTGCGCGGCGTTTTGGCGCGTGCCTAGCACGGCTTGCGCCGAAATATCTACGGCTGTTACATCCTTTGCTCCGTAACCCGCCGCGTGTATGGCGAAAGAACCTGTGTGGCTAAAGCAGTCTAGCACCACCGCATCCCTAACAAAGGGCGCGATGTAGGCGCGGTTCTCACGCTGGTCAAGAAAGTAACCGGTCTTTTGCCCCTGCCACAAGTCCACCGCCATGGCAAAGCCGTTCTCCCGTACATTTACTACAGGATTAAAGGCCGCAGTCGCAAACCGCACCTCTAAGGGCAGCCCTTCAAGCTGCCGCACCGGCACGTCGTTACGCAGCACTACCCCGTCTAGACCTAAGAGCTCGCTAACCGCCTCGACTATCGCGCTAATCCAACGTTCCATGCCTAAGGCTAACACTTGCACGCTCGCGTAGCGGTCGTAGATGTCGACGGTAAGTCCGGGTAGACCGTCGGCTTCGCCGTAGACTAAGCGGTAGCAGTTGCTGCCACTCCCTACTACTTGCTTCCGCAAGGACCAGGCTTCTTCAAGCCGTCGGCGCAAAAACAGCGGGTTAATTTCTTCGTCGCTCCGGCTTAAGAGCCGCACGGCTATTTGACTGCGGTCGTTAATGTAGCCCACGCCAAGAAACGCCCCGGCGTGATTAACAACGCGAACGATGTCCCCCGGTTGCGTCTCGCCCGCAATCCTCCCAAT
The sequence above is a segment of the Selenomonadales bacterium genome. Coding sequences within it:
- a CDS encoding protein arginine kinase; this translates as MKWAKWTESTGPLSPSVVSTRVRLARNFAGLPFPGTMRPEQALEVVARMRGLIENAGRQAGSSAASAMQLFPMAELPAVDRLALVESHLISPDLANRREGAVVLAQDQQVAIMVNEEDHVRIQCLLAGLQLEEAWRLASEVDDWLDGEGNFSYHEEYGYLTACPTNVGTGLRASVMLHLPILSMTNQIEKVIATIGQLGLMARGHYGEGTQAAGHMFQISNQVTLGFAEEELIRNLKAVVEQIVAQERLLTRNMVAQDKMRILDRVHRSLGLMLNARVLDSNEAMSLLSDIRLGVGAELLSLPEQVLTELMVLAKPHVLQTECGQTLDAFGRDVKRAELLRERLQRALKSKEDKK
- a CDS encoding UvrB/UvrC motif-containing protein; translated protein: MLCEQCKAKQATVHVKQVLNGDATEKHLCEECARQSGEMDFLSLTGGVNISSLLAGFMNLEQAAAPSKYKGELCQMCGADYRRFAEGGRLGCANCYQTFSKHLGPLLKRIHGTLQHNGKVPRLRSQEVTRKRQLAQLRQELKDAVGHEQYERAAELRDRIRRLETEAGGK
- a CDS encoding CtsR family transcriptional regulator, which encodes MASIVDEIAHYLTWRLAQSGTGSIEVQRSELAARFACAPSQINYCLATRFALERGYLVESRRGGGGYIRITEIAAHSRELWERALSHCRLALSQTTAEHLVELVYRAGLVTHREAKLLLAAVDRQTLQLSALERDEMRARLLRAMLGTLMINER
- a CDS encoding class I SAM-dependent rRNA methyltransferase, giving the protein MYPTVYLRRDRKPRVEAGHPWIFQSEIGRIAGETQPGDIVRVVNHAGAFLGVGYINDRSQIAVRLLSRSDEEINPLFLRRRLEEAWSLRKQVVGSGSNCYRLVYGEADGLPGLTVDIYDRYASVQVLALGMERWISAIVEAVSELLGLDGVVLRNDVPVRQLEGLPLEVRFATAAFNPVVNVRENGFAMAVDLWQGQKTGYFLDQRENRAYIAPFVRDAVVLDCFSHTGSFAIHAAGYGAKDVTAVDISAQAVLGTRQNAAQNGFAAAIRAVESNAFDFLREAADAGHAYDVVMLDPPAFTKNKHSVPAARRGYKEINLRGLKLTRRGGFLITSSCSYHLSREEFLGVLAEAARDAHRQVKVVAVRGQAADHPLLLAAPETEYLKFVVAQVF